A genomic window from Acidobacteriota bacterium includes:
- the tnpA gene encoding IS200/IS605 family transposase, whose protein sequence is MSLNQRRTLFLEQSYQSLSHTKWDCKYHVVFVPKYRRKVLYRELRQQLGATFHELARQKECRMLEGHLVADHVHMCIEIPPKHSVASVIGFIKDKSAIAIALLQGKERDFNGEYFWARGYAVSTVGFNVEQICKYIREQEGSDGSGRF, encoded by the coding sequence ATGAGCCTTAACCAGAGGAGAACTTTATTTCTGGAACAAAGTTATCAGAGCTTGTCCCACACCAAGTGGGATTGCAAATATCACGTGGTGTTTGTCCCCAAATATCGGCGCAAGGTGTTGTACCGTGAGTTGCGGCAGCAGTTGGGGGCGACCTTCCACGAACTGGCGCGGCAAAAAGAGTGCCGCATGCTAGAAGGCCACCTCGTGGCGGATCATGTGCATATGTGCATTGAGATCCCGCCCAAGCACTCAGTGGCCTCGGTGATCGGGTTTATCAAGGACAAAAGCGCGATTGCGATTGCGCTTTTGCAAGGCAAAGAACGCGACTTCAATGGCGAATACTTTTGGGCGCGCGGCTATGCGGTTTCGACGGTCGGTTTCAACGTCGAGCAAATCTGCAAATACATTCGCGAGCAAGAAGGTTCGGACGGCAGCGGACGTTTCTAA
- a CDS encoding 30S ribosomal protein S12, whose protein sequence is MPTISQLVRKGRKAVRYKTSSPALQSCPQRRGVCVQVKTQTPKKPNSALRKIARVRLTNGIEVTSYIPGIGHNLQEHSIVLVRGGRVKDLPGVRYHIVRGTLDSAGVANRKQGRSKYGAKRPKEGVAVPAKGGAKKK, encoded by the coding sequence ATGCCAACTATTAGCCAGTTAGTACGCAAAGGCCGTAAGGCAGTACGTTATAAAACTTCCAGCCCCGCGTTGCAGTCATGTCCGCAACGTCGTGGGGTTTGCGTCCAGGTGAAAACGCAAACGCCAAAAAAGCCGAATTCGGCTTTGCGCAAAATTGCACGCGTGCGTTTAACCAACGGGATCGAAGTGACTTCGTATATCCCTGGTATTGGGCACAACTTGCAGGAACACTCGATTGTGTTGGTGCGTGGCGGACGTGTGAAAGATTTGCCGGGTGTACGATATCACATTGTGCGTGGCACACTTGATTCTGCCGGTGTTGCCAATCGCAAGCAGGGACGTTCAAAATATGGCGCGAAACGTCCGAAAGAAGGAGTTGCTGTGCCAGCCAAAGGCGGAGCGAAGAAGAAATAA
- a CDS encoding serine/threonine protein phosphatase has translation MRTLVVGDIHGKRILFERLLEQMKYQPGKDRLVLIGDLVDRGEDSRGVVERAIELKKQAPQTVTVIRGNHEVMMLSALAQPGSEEVELWYINGGIETLQSYLDEEGNLTIPEEHCNFIADLPTWDEDEHAIYVHASLVEDGSGGFFHPKETPDHPALIWARNRHFFAEYGGKTVVFGHTITGMLFGEREKVWLRDHLIGIDTGAYLTGVLSAIELPSRNVFSVSEDTGQEEPQGLAENKKKFWL, from the coding sequence ATGAGGACTCTGGTTGTAGGTGATATCCATGGTAAACGCATATTATTTGAGCGGCTGCTGGAACAAATGAAATACCAGCCTGGCAAGGATCGGCTGGTATTAATTGGTGATCTCGTAGACCGAGGAGAGGACTCGCGTGGCGTGGTTGAGCGTGCAATTGAGTTGAAAAAACAGGCTCCCCAGACGGTCACGGTTATTCGGGGCAATCACGAAGTCATGATGCTTTCAGCCTTGGCGCAACCTGGCAGCGAAGAAGTTGAGCTATGGTACATCAATGGCGGGATTGAGACGCTGCAAAGTTATCTTGACGAGGAAGGCAACCTCACAATTCCGGAAGAACATTGTAACTTTATTGCCGATTTGCCTACTTGGGATGAGGACGAACACGCCATTTATGTTCATGCCTCATTGGTAGAAGATGGGAGTGGTGGCTTTTTTCATCCCAAGGAAACCCCTGACCATCCAGCGCTAATCTGGGCGCGTAATCGTCACTTTTTTGCCGAATACGGAGGCAAGACCGTAGTTTTCGGTCACACGATTACAGGTATGCTTTTCGGAGAGCGGGAAAAGGTTTGGTTACGAGACCATTTGATCGGAATAGATACGGGTGCTTATTTGACAGGAGTTCTCTCAGCAATTGAACTTCCTTCACGCAACGTTTTTAGCGTTAGCGAAGACACAGGCCAGGAAGAGCCGCAAGGTTTGGCTGAAAACAAGAAGAAATTTTGGCTCTAG